The following are encoded in a window of Perca fluviatilis chromosome 21, GENO_Pfluv_1.0, whole genome shotgun sequence genomic DNA:
- the LOC120550917 gene encoding kelch repeat and BTB domain-containing protein 13 yields the protein MEVPEGLGVNPDIRAENVTLDLEDREHQTGWVRVRVEESWFTVERALLVRYSNYFSALFHSGMTECHQDELYLKGGVHARGFLIALGVCRGEVPAISDPDELVEAVECAAFLQVACLVQHLCDIIDSDNCLLLYHAASIFGVHALFHNAALFLRDAFDDLKDAAESLIPEDLLQYSQSLSPASYIALGTHSPSMELLQDSFRVVCYLDEKEGDWKHLTNLPTLCSTSMAGVAVLDNRLYIVGGVYGYGKDTVDSSFCYNPESGVWTVLPGPQQLRYDFTLLGYEGRLYAIGGEFQKRTISTAESYNVEKGEWTFIQHAPRPVLSAACAVARRRMFVCFWIPPDTTDIYEYIQVKDEWKLATTMIKPQSYGHCMVAHRDNLYVMRNGPCDDFLRCLMDSYNITTGQWTAMPGHYINSKGALFSAVIRGDSVFTVKHMLTLEYTITGDGWKPRRQMKGFPKSGSLWTCLLRLPKTGPVIPQLDADGEDEEMSLPDTSEGFVEAVPQL from the coding sequence ATGGAAGTGCCTGAAGGCCTGGGAGTCAACCCGGATATTCGTGCAGAGAATGTGACCCTTGATCTGGAGGATAGAGAGCACCAGACGGGCTGGGTGAGAGTGAGGGTGGAGGAGAGCTGGTTCACTGTGGAGCGGGCCTTGCTCGTGAGATACAGCAACTACTTCTCTGCCCTCTTTCACTCTGGGATGACGGAATGTCACCAGGACGAGCTCTACCTGAAGGGAGGAGTGCATGCAAGGGGTTTCCTCATTGCCCTTGGTGTCTGCAGGGGAGAGGTCCCTGCTATCAGTGACCCAGATGAGCTTGTAGAAGCTGTAGAGTGTGCTGCATTCCTGCAGGTTGCATGTTTGGTGCAGCACCTTTGTGACATTATTGACTCAGACAACTGCCTCTTGCTTTACCATGCAGCCTCCATCTTCGGGGTGCATGCACTCTTTCACAATGCTGCTCTTTTCCTTCGTGACGCTTTTGATGATTTGAAGGATGCAGCAGAGAGTTTGATTCCTGAAGACCTTCTTCAATATTCTCAATCATTGTCTCCTGCTTCTTATATTGCTTTAGGCACACACTCTCCTTCAATGGAACTGCTACAGGACTCCTTTAGGGTTGTTTGCTACCTTGATGAAAAAGAGGGAGATTGGAAGCATCTGACAAACCTCCCAACTCTCTGTAGCACCTCCATGGCTGGAGTGGCAGTGCTTGACAATCGATTGTACATCGTGGGGGGAGTTTACGGTTACGGTAAGGACACAGTGGACAGCAGCTTCTGCTACAACCCTGAGTCAGGGGTTTGGACTGTTCTTCCAGGTCCCCAGCAACTAAGATATGACTTCACCCTGCTAGGGTATGAGGGCAGACTCTACGCCATTGGCGGCGAATTCCAAAAACGGACAATTTCCACAGCAGAGAGTTACAACGTTGAGAAAGGGGAGTGGACATTTATACAACATGCACCAAGACCTGTACTATCTGCAGCATGTGCTGTTGCAAGACGGCGGATGTTTGTTTGCTTCTGGATACCACCAGACACCACAGACATATATGAATACATACAAGTGAAAGACGAGTGGAAACTTGCAACCACCATGATCAAACCTCAAAGCTATGGTCACTGCATGGTAGCCCACAGAGATAATTTATATGTGATGCGCAATGGGCCGTGTGACGACTTCCTGCGCTGTCTAATGGACAGCTACAACATCACGACAGGCCAGTGGACAGCCATGCCCGGACACTACATCAACAGCAAGGGGGCGCTGTTCTCTGCAGTGATAAGGGGGGACTCTGTGTTCACTGTGAAACACATGCTAACTCTTGAATACACCATCACGGGAGATGGATGGAAGCCCCGCAGGCAGATGAAGGGGTTTCCAAAAAGTGGTTCACTGTGGACGTGTTTACTCAGGCTTCCCAAGACAGGACCCGTTATACCACAGCTGGATGCAGATGGGGAGGACGAAGAGATGTCTTTGCCAGACACATCTGAAGGATTTGTGGAAGCTGTACCGCAACTGTGA